The genomic segment GTCTGGGCTGAGCAGTCCGAGCCGCATGAGGCCGAACGCGACCGCGTAACGCGGGACGTGTGTGGAGCGCGGTCCGGTCATGGCCGGTGCGACGCTGCGGGCTGACGGTCGGCCCTTCTGCCCCGCGATCCGGGCGGTGGGGCCGTCCATCGGGCCTGGCTCGGCGACGACCGCCCGGCGCAGGTGTGCGGCGGTGGCCGGGTCGGCGAGCGCGCGGGTGAGCACGACCGCGCCCGAGGAGAACCCCAGCACGTCGACGCGGCCCTTGCCGAGCTTACCGACGAAGGCGCCGAGGTCATGGACGGACCGGGTGATCGAGTACTGGTTCATGGGTAGCAGGTCGCTGCGTCCGCCGCCGGCCTGCTCGTAGGCGTACACGTCGTAGCCCTGCCCCGCGAGCCGCTGCAGGAAGTGGTGGTCGAGCACCGAGATACCGCGCACCGGCCCGCCGTTGAGGTAGACGAGCGGCACGGGACGCCGGGGGCTGTTGCCGGTGGGCGGGTAGTGGTAGACCGCGACCCGGGCGCCGGTGGACAGGCGCCAGTGCTCGGTGGTCACGAACGCCAGGGCGGGCGGGTAGTGGCGCGTCGTGGAGACGGTGGGGACGCACACCGACAGAGTCAGGGCCGCTGCGACGAGCACCGGCAGGAATGGCACCAGCCGTCCCCGCCAGGAGCGTCGGCGGCCCCACCACAGCGCCGCGATGACCGCGACCCCGACAGCCGCGAACCATGCGGCGAACCCCGATCCCGCTCCGTCGGTGGCGACGATCAGCGCCAGGAAGAAGGCGACCAGCCCCACCGCCGCGGCGGCGGCCGCCAGCAGGCGGGCCATGAAGCGCAGGGGACGTATGACGGACGGTGGCATGGTGATCTCTTCCAATCTTTTGAAACGCTGTTTTGAAACGATGTTACAGCACGGGTAGACTGCTTCCCATGGGAAGACCGAGGACGAACGACGCCGCCGTCAGAGAACGGCTCG from the Streptomyces sp. AM 4-1-1 genome contains:
- a CDS encoding alpha/beta hydrolase, with the protein product MPPSVIRPLRFMARLLAAAAAAVGLVAFFLALIVATDGAGSGFAAWFAAVGVAVIAALWWGRRRSWRGRLVPFLPVLVAAALTLSVCVPTVSTTRHYPPALAFVTTEHWRLSTGARVAVYHYPPTGNSPRRPVPLVYLNGGPVRGISVLDHHFLQRLAGQGYDVYAYEQAGGGRSDLLPMNQYSITRSVHDLGAFVGKLGKGRVDVLGFSSGAVVLTRALADPATAAHLRRAVVAEPGPMDGPTARIAGQKGRPSARSVAPAMTGPRSTHVPRYAVAFGLMRLGLLSPDNGLVGQAEGDNAFTAADLGSDTASAYCARDAQRIPVEDTAGNFSFSAAASLRIQQTIKDSASIAPQLRRSRTPAMLMIAECSSQVRQWATTILADNPAIQRTQYMPGVGHHMWNGLGDNDQRAAAVITAFLQDKPAPLPDYPTRADIPAFLRDHK